The proteins below are encoded in one region of Gemmatimonas aurantiaca:
- the ctaD gene encoding cytochrome c oxidase subunit I — protein sequence MATIAAAPPYTKAHTAPDTGIMSWLTTVDHKRIGALYLISGLIFFVVGGLEAAIIRAQLMGPNGTLVSAEMYNQLFTMHGTTMIFLAVMPLSAAFFNFLIPLQVGARDVAFPRLNAFSYWIYLLGGIFITVPIFFAVAPDGGWFGYAPLSTKAFSPQVNMDFWVIGLQILGISSLAAGFNFITTIINMRAPGMTLMRMPIFTWMAFVVQFLIVLSFPAITIALVFLQFDRFFGTNFYTIAKGADPLLWQHLFWVFGHPEVYILILPAFGLVSEVLPTFSKKPLFGYPVMVYSGILIGFLGFGVWAHHMFAVGMGPIADSVFSLATMLIAIPTGVKIFNWLATLWGGQLNFTAAMKFGIGLVALFTIGGISGVMHASPPTDLQQTDTYFIVAHFHYVLFGGSMFGLFAGVYYYFPKITGRFLSEKLGSWHFWITFIGMNLTFFPMHFSGLLGMPRRYYQYDAGQGFELFNMLSTIGTAILMVGTLIGLINIWKSWKGGAPASSNPWGAATVEWSIPSPPPDYNFAELPNIKSRYPLWNMKDGEQLVHETTHEEEKGRHVPTSHELGIVMPNPSIWPLITAAGIIVMFAGQMFLEKSTGLGLSIMITGTLWWVGSLYKWLLTPLEDHH from the coding sequence ATGGCAACCATCGCTGCCGCGCCCCCGTACACCAAGGCCCACACGGCTCCCGACACCGGGATCATGTCGTGGCTCACCACGGTGGACCACAAGCGCATCGGGGCGCTCTATCTGATCAGCGGCCTGATCTTCTTCGTCGTCGGCGGCCTCGAGGCCGCCATCATCCGTGCCCAGCTGATGGGACCGAACGGCACGCTCGTGTCGGCCGAGATGTACAATCAGCTGTTCACGATGCACGGCACGACGATGATCTTCCTCGCCGTGATGCCGCTTTCGGCGGCGTTCTTCAACTTCCTGATCCCGCTGCAGGTGGGTGCGCGTGACGTCGCCTTCCCGCGACTCAACGCGTTCTCGTACTGGATCTATCTGCTGGGCGGCATCTTCATCACGGTGCCGATCTTCTTCGCGGTCGCACCCGATGGTGGCTGGTTCGGGTACGCGCCGCTGAGCACGAAGGCGTTCTCGCCGCAGGTGAACATGGATTTCTGGGTGATCGGTCTCCAGATCCTGGGCATCTCGTCGCTGGCCGCCGGTTTCAACTTCATCACGACCATCATCAACATGCGGGCGCCGGGCATGACGCTCATGCGCATGCCGATCTTCACGTGGATGGCGTTCGTGGTGCAGTTCCTCATCGTGCTGTCGTTCCCCGCCATCACGATCGCGCTCGTGTTCCTGCAGTTCGACCGCTTCTTCGGCACGAACTTCTACACGATCGCCAAGGGGGCCGACCCGCTGCTGTGGCAGCACCTGTTCTGGGTGTTCGGTCACCCCGAGGTGTACATCCTGATCCTGCCGGCCTTCGGTCTCGTGTCCGAAGTGCTGCCGACGTTCTCGAAGAAGCCGCTCTTCGGTTACCCGGTGATGGTGTACTCGGGTATCCTCATCGGCTTCCTCGGCTTCGGCGTGTGGGCGCACCACATGTTCGCCGTGGGCATGGGTCCGATCGCGGACTCGGTGTTCTCGCTGGCCACGATGCTCATCGCCATCCCGACGGGCGTGAAGATCTTCAACTGGCTCGCCACGCTCTGGGGCGGTCAGCTCAACTTCACGGCGGCCATGAAGTTCGGCATCGGCCTGGTGGCGCTGTTCACCATCGGCGGCATCTCGGGTGTCATGCACGCCTCGCCGCCGACCGACCTGCAGCAGACGGACACGTACTTCATCGTGGCGCACTTCCACTACGTGCTCTTCGGTGGCTCGATGTTCGGGCTCTTCGCCGGCGTGTACTACTACTTCCCGAAGATCACGGGCCGGTTCCTCTCCGAGAAGCTCGGGTCCTGGCACTTCTGGATCACGTTCATCGGCATGAACCTCACGTTCTTCCCGATGCACTTCAGCGGGCTGCTCGGCATGCCGCGTCGCTACTACCAGTACGACGCGGGGCAGGGCTTCGAGCTGTTCAACATGCTCTCGACGATCGGCACGGCGATCCTCATGGTCGGCACGCTGATCGGGCTCATCAACATCTGGAAGAGCTGGAAGGGCGGCGCGCCCGCGTCGAGCAACCCGTGGGGCGCGGCGACGGTCGAATGGAGCATTCCTTCGCCGCCACCCGACTACAACTTCGCCGAGCTGCCGAACATCAAGTCGCGGTATCCCCTGTGGAACATGAAGGACGGGGAGCAGCTCGTGCACGAGACGACGCACGAAGAAGAAAAGGGGCGCCACGTTCCGACATCGCACGAACTCGGCATCGTGATGCCGAATCCGTCGATCTGGCCGCTCATCACCGCTGCCGGCATCATCGTGATGTTCGCCGGACAGATGTTCCTGGAAAAGAGCACCGGCCTTGGCCTGTCGATCATGATCACCGGCACGCTGTGGTGGGTGGGCTCGCTCTACAAGTGGCTGCTGACGCCGCTCGAGGATCACCACTGA
- a CDS encoding cytochrome c oxidase subunit 3, with protein sequence MTAPTAPAAHGDGHAHGGGHYTSLGLDNRKVAIWTFIGSECMLFASLISTYLVYKGRSPEGPYPHEVWTNPTTGKVFQPILNIPVTSASTFVLLMSSLAMVLALAAVQNRYQPKHTAWERILGNSKLWLWMTCLLGIAFLGCQAYEFTSFIHEGLSIRTNLFGSSFFTLTGFHGAHVTAGVLWLFTLLAIDYKRGLEPKDSLLVDIAALYWHFVDVVWIVIFTLVYLIK encoded by the coding sequence ATGACCGCACCCACTGCTCCTGCCGCCCACGGCGACGGCCACGCACATGGCGGCGGCCACTACACCTCGCTCGGGCTCGACAACCGCAAGGTTGCGATCTGGACCTTCATCGGGTCCGAGTGCATGCTCTTCGCGTCGCTCATCTCCACGTACCTGGTGTACAAGGGGCGGAGCCCGGAAGGCCCGTATCCGCACGAAGTCTGGACCAACCCGACCACCGGCAAGGTCTTCCAGCCGATCCTGAACATCCCGGTCACGTCGGCCTCGACTTTCGTGCTGCTGATGTCGTCCCTCGCGATGGTGCTCGCGCTGGCCGCGGTCCAGAACCGCTACCAGCCCAAGCACACCGCCTGGGAGCGCATCCTCGGCAATTCGAAGCTCTGGTTGTGGATGACCTGCCTGCTGGGCATCGCCTTCCTCGGCTGTCAGGCCTACGAGTTCACGTCCTTCATCCATGAAGGACTCTCGATCCGCACGAACCTCTTCGGCTCCTCGTTCTTCACGCTCACCGGATTCCACGGTGCGCACGTGACGGCGGGTGTGCTCTGGCTCTTCACGCTGCTCGCGATCGACTACAAGCGTGGACTGGAACCGAAGGATTCGCTGCTCGTCGACATTGCCGCGCTGTACTGGCACTTCGTCGACGTGGTGTGGATCGTGATCTTCACCCTCGTTTACCTCATCAAGTGA
- a CDS encoding cytochrome C oxidase subunit IV family protein produces MADHSHGAHDAHAEEHPTWSTYWKVALILTIITAVEVSAYYIPAWENSWVYVPSMLIMSSVKFAIVVAYYMHLKYDHKLFRALFTGPLLVAGLILIGLLFLFSKLAIRLGSLG; encoded by the coding sequence ATGGCTGATCATTCGCACGGGGCACACGACGCCCACGCCGAAGAACATCCGACCTGGTCCACGTACTGGAAGGTCGCGCTCATCCTGACCATCATCACGGCCGTCGAAGTGTCGGCGTACTACATCCCGGCGTGGGAAAACAGCTGGGTGTATGTACCGAGCATGCTGATCATGTCGTCGGTGAAGTTCGCGATCGTCGTGGCGTACTACATGCATCTCAAGTACGACCACAAACTGTTCCGCGCGCTCTTCACCGGACCGCTCCTCGTGGCCGGTCTCATCCTCATCGGTCTGCTGTTCCTGTTCTCCAAGCTGGCCATCCGTCTGGGATCGCTCGGCTGA
- a CDS encoding cytochrome c oxidase assembly protein yields the protein MLALLHPVAQLSPTQFSVHPSTAIGIAAFAVAYVWRIRQGPSEADLYPVTVDPADATPAQRLAAESFSGPTPPQRMAFFTALALLFVTLNGPLHDLSDFYLFSAHMVQHLILTLVVPPLMIVGTPGWMLRPLLRRPALFRLARRHTSVVACFVWFNVVLALWHLPPMYNLALAYHPVHILQHLMFIAASVLMWWPLLSPLPELPRAPYPAQMLYCFLMVIPMSIISIYIAMADTLLYPAYAVAPRIMGITPMEDQQYGGLIMWIPGGVFFYAVMTVIFFKWSSRGEDDEASAQVGWVPSANNG from the coding sequence ATGCTGGCTCTTCTTCACCCCGTCGCGCAGCTCTCGCCCACCCAGTTCTCGGTGCACCCGAGCACGGCCATCGGGATCGCCGCCTTCGCCGTGGCCTATGTCTGGCGTATCCGGCAGGGCCCGTCGGAGGCCGATCTCTACCCGGTGACGGTCGATCCGGCGGATGCGACGCCGGCGCAGCGCCTGGCCGCCGAGTCGTTCAGCGGTCCCACGCCACCGCAGCGCATGGCGTTCTTCACCGCGCTGGCGCTGCTGTTCGTGACGCTGAACGGGCCGCTGCACGATCTGAGCGATTTTTATCTGTTCAGCGCGCACATGGTGCAGCACCTGATTCTCACGCTGGTCGTGCCTCCGCTCATGATCGTGGGCACGCCGGGGTGGATGTTGCGTCCATTGCTGCGACGGCCGGCACTGTTCCGGCTCGCCCGGCGCCATACATCGGTCGTGGCGTGTTTCGTGTGGTTCAATGTGGTGCTGGCGCTGTGGCATCTGCCGCCGATGTACAATCTTGCGCTGGCGTACCATCCGGTGCACATCCTGCAGCATCTGATGTTCATCGCGGCATCGGTGCTGATGTGGTGGCCGTTGCTGTCGCCGCTCCCCGAATTGCCGCGCGCGCCGTATCCGGCGCAGATGCTGTACTGCTTCCTCATGGTCATTCCGATGTCGATCATCTCGATCTACATCGCGATGGCGGACACCCTGCTGTATCCGGCCTACGCGGTGGCGCCCCGCATCATGGGCATCACGCCAATGGAAGATCAGCAGTATGGCGGGTTGATCATGTGGATTCCGGGTGGCGTGTTCTTCTACGCGGTGATGACGGTGATCTTCTTCAAGTGGTCATCGCGTGGTGAAGACGACGAGGCGTCGGCGCAGGTGGGCTGGGTGCCGAGTGCGAACAATGGGTGA
- a CDS encoding DUF5009 domain-containing protein — MKTERLLSLDVFRGMTVAGMLLVNNPGTWSAIYPPLEHAPWNGWTPTDLIFPFFLFIVGITTEISLRARRARGDDEHAILRQILKRGALIFLFGLLLAGFPFFTWPPGLPGASFGERVVDRLEHWRIMGVLQRIGVAYLCGALLTWRTTLRQQFVILATLLFGYWALMTLVPVPDTGVAGRFVLDKPDQLLSAWLDRAVFGVNHLWSGSKTWDPEGLLSTIPAIGTMICGTFAGRWIARRDLPLSERLAGLFAVGALAMMVGLMWHWVFPINKSIWTSSYVIFTAGMGAVTLATCMWLIDGLGLRRWTFPFVVYGTNPMLAFLGSGLMARCISSLWTWDVGDGTRISAQGFVFKTVYASWLPPRDASLAYAVSFVVVWFLILWAAWKRGFVLKV, encoded by the coding sequence GTGAAGACCGAACGGCTGCTGTCCCTCGATGTGTTCCGCGGCATGACCGTGGCGGGGATGCTGCTCGTCAACAATCCCGGAACATGGTCCGCGATCTATCCGCCGCTCGAACACGCACCGTGGAACGGATGGACGCCCACGGATCTGATCTTTCCGTTCTTCCTGTTCATCGTCGGCATCACCACGGAAATTTCGTTGCGCGCCCGCCGCGCGCGGGGCGACGACGAGCACGCCATTCTGCGCCAGATCCTCAAGCGCGGCGCCCTGATCTTCCTGTTTGGCCTGCTGCTCGCCGGATTCCCGTTCTTCACCTGGCCACCGGGACTTCCGGGTGCCTCGTTCGGTGAGCGCGTGGTGGATCGGCTGGAGCACTGGCGCATCATGGGTGTGCTGCAGCGCATCGGTGTCGCGTACCTCTGCGGCGCGCTGCTCACATGGCGCACCACGTTGCGTCAGCAGTTCGTCATCCTCGCAACGTTGCTGTTCGGCTACTGGGCCCTGATGACGCTCGTGCCGGTGCCCGATACCGGTGTCGCCGGTCGCTTCGTGCTCGACAAACCCGATCAGTTGTTGAGCGCGTGGCTCGATCGTGCGGTGTTCGGTGTCAACCATCTCTGGAGCGGATCGAAGACCTGGGATCCGGAAGGCCTGCTCAGCACCATTCCCGCGATCGGGACCATGATCTGCGGCACGTTTGCCGGTCGCTGGATTGCCCGTCGGGATCTGCCGCTGAGTGAACGGCTCGCAGGCTTGTTTGCCGTGGGCGCGCTGGCCATGATGGTGGGATTGATGTGGCACTGGGTGTTCCCCATCAACAAGAGCATCTGGACCAGCTCCTACGTGATCTTCACGGCGGGGATGGGCGCGGTGACACTCGCGACCTGCATGTGGCTCATCGACGGCCTCGGTCTGCGACGCTGGACGTTCCCATTCGTCGTGTATGGGACCAACCCCATGTTGGCGTTCCTCGGGTCGGGGTTGATGGCCCGCTGCATCTCCTCGCTCTGGACCTGGGATGTGGGGGACGGAACGCGGATCTCGGCGCAGGGATTCGTGTTCAAGACTGTGTATGCCTCGTGGCTCCCACCGCGGGATGCGTCACTGGCATATGCCGTTTCCTTTGTCGTCGTGTGGTTCCTGATTCTGTGGGCGGCATGGAAGCGTGGTTTCGTTCTCAAGGTATGA
- the dacB gene encoding D-alanyl-D-alanine carboxypeptidase/D-alanyl-D-alanine-endopeptidase, giving the protein MNAGTFRIARPSWTLAIGSMVMALVTPFGVVQAGIRAEAASETSYASAYVRQTSGAQTKTSSKTPAKASSQKRTPATKRAVPTKKRPPARAAAGTTRRAAKAPIVPVLHYTTPRGTDALSSDLGTLLGSRTRNGEWGAIVVSISRGDTLFARSADRPMVPASTMKLFTSAIALEKLGPEHTFSTDVLRDGPLDSSGVLSGDLVLRGDGDPSLSPRFVRGGPDAAMNLLAQFTVGAGVRHVTGDLIADASAFESRRIPEGWLTRYAGAGYAAPFSALSLNENIVIVGVTAGESGSAARVFLEPATKGLSITNTVRTVAGGGSSISARRVGDDRVVVSGTIGARAGTVRYQLVVGDPVVFTAGAFRAALEAQGVKVDGDIKVGRTPASAAVVTSLPSPPLARLVSVMNRESINLYAEMLYRGAARGEDRQTVGSAETAVTTLKDFLVRQVGTAPDAVTATDGSGLSVLDRVTPRSLVQLLDHAHHAPWGSAFHASLPVAGESELLRNRMRATPAQGNLHAKTGTTNEVIGLSGYVTAENGEILAFAFLYNGNDRWHARETIDAMGPTLAAFSRE; this is encoded by the coding sequence ATGAACGCAGGGACCTTCCGGATCGCTCGTCCGTCCTGGACGCTCGCGATCGGATCGATGGTGATGGCGTTGGTGACGCCGTTCGGCGTGGTGCAGGCCGGAATACGTGCGGAGGCAGCATCGGAAACGTCGTACGCGTCGGCGTACGTGCGGCAGACCAGCGGTGCGCAGACGAAGACGTCGTCAAAAACACCGGCGAAGGCGAGTTCGCAGAAACGCACGCCGGCCACCAAACGTGCGGTCCCGACCAAGAAACGTCCGCCGGCGCGCGCGGCGGCCGGTACGACGCGGCGTGCGGCCAAGGCGCCGATCGTCCCCGTGTTGCACTACACGACGCCGCGCGGCACCGATGCCCTGAGCAGCGATCTGGGAACGTTGCTGGGCAGCCGCACGCGCAATGGGGAGTGGGGCGCGATAGTGGTCAGCATCTCGCGCGGGGACACGCTGTTCGCCCGCAGCGCCGATCGGCCCATGGTGCCGGCCAGCACGATGAAGTTGTTCACGTCGGCCATCGCGCTCGAGAAGCTCGGGCCGGAACACACGTTCAGCACCGATGTCCTCCGTGACGGCCCGCTCGATTCGAGCGGGGTGCTGTCGGGTGATCTCGTGCTGCGCGGCGACGGCGATCCGTCGCTCTCGCCCCGCTTCGTGCGCGGCGGGCCCGATGCGGCCATGAATCTGCTGGCGCAGTTCACCGTGGGTGCCGGTGTCCGGCACGTGACGGGAGATCTCATCGCCGATGCGTCGGCATTCGAATCACGCCGCATCCCCGAAGGTTGGTTGACGCGGTATGCGGGCGCGGGATATGCCGCGCCATTCTCGGCGTTGTCGCTGAACGAAAACATCGTGATCGTGGGGGTGACAGCCGGGGAATCGGGCAGCGCGGCGCGCGTGTTCCTCGAACCGGCCACGAAGGGACTCAGCATCACCAACACCGTGCGCACGGTCGCCGGTGGAGGCTCGAGCATCTCGGCCCGACGGGTGGGCGATGATCGGGTGGTGGTGTCGGGGACGATCGGCGCGCGTGCCGGCACGGTGCGCTATCAATTGGTGGTGGGAGACCCGGTGGTCTTCACGGCGGGGGCGTTCCGCGCCGCGCTCGAAGCGCAGGGTGTGAAGGTGGATGGTGACATCAAGGTGGGACGCACCCCGGCCTCGGCGGCCGTGGTCACCAGTCTGCCGTCACCGCCACTGGCCCGCCTGGTGTCGGTCATGAATCGCGAGAGCATCAACCTGTACGCCGAGATGCTGTATCGCGGCGCCGCGCGTGGTGAGGACCGGCAGACGGTGGGATCGGCGGAGACGGCGGTGACGACGCTCAAGGACTTCCTCGTGCGGCAGGTCGGCACCGCGCCCGATGCCGTGACCGCCACCGATGGCAGTGGTCTGTCGGTGCTCGATCGTGTGACACCACGTTCGCTGGTGCAGCTGCTCGATCATGCGCACCATGCGCCTTGGGGCAGTGCGTTCCACGCCTCGCTCCCCGTGGCCGGCGAATCGGAACTGCTGCGCAATCGCATGCGCGCCACACCCGCGCAGGGGAACCTGCACGCGAAGACCGGCACGACGAACGAAGTGATCGGTCTGTCGGGCTACGTCACCGCGGAGAACGGCGAGATCCTGGCATTCGCGTTC